The region CGTGCACGAGAATTGGATGCTAACATCGTATGTTATGGTCATTCTCATTGCATCGGGGCAGAAATGGTAGACGGCATTTTATTTATGAATCCTGGAAGTGTTGTCTTACCAAGAAATACAAAAGAAAAAACATATGCCTTACTAGAGATTAGTGAGACTTCATTTGAACTGAGCTATCATGAAGTTCAAAGTGGTAAAGTATTAGTCAAAGAAAGCTTTAAACGATAGAAAAGAAAGGTAGGGGGTCTAATGCAGGAAAATTATCAATATTATCTAAATCAAAAAGCGGTGGCTTCGCATTATTTAGAATTAGGAAATGTTTTGAAAGCATTAGAGCATTTTAATAATGCCTACCATACATCATTTGGGACAGAAGATTTAGATTTAATGTTAGACTTAGCATTTTTATATGATGAAATCGATGATCGTAAGAAAGCACTTGAATTATTTTATGAGATGATTAAAATCGACAGTGAATTTCCAACCTCTTATTATGGAATCGCTACGATCTATGATGATGATGAAGAGTATGAAAAAGCAATTTATTATTATCAAAAAACAATCGAGCTTGATCCAGAATACGAAGCAGCACATTTTTTCTTAGCTAACATTTATGACGAAACAGATGAAATTGAAAAAGCGATTTATCATTATGAAAAGACACTAGAACTTGATCCAAACTATTTTTATGCCTATATTAATCTGGGATGTATTTATGAAGCTCAAAATCAAAACTTAAAAGCTTACCATTATTTTTATAAAGCCTATAGTCTTGATCCAACAGATTACACGGCATTATTTAATTTAGGAGTCGTTTGTCGTAAGTTAAATCAAGTCAAAGAATCGATTCGCTATTACCGTAAGTCGCTGCAAAGTAATCCTGAGTATTCGTTTACCTATTTAAATTTAGCTATTTTATATAAAGAAGAATATCATGACTATTTAGAAAGTATTAAAATTTATACAGAAGGGATTCAATATAATCCAAATGTATCCGTTTTATATTATAATCGTGCTTGTTGCTATGCGTTAATGGAAAACAAAGAAGCAGCACTTGAAGATTTAATCATTGCTAATCAACTGAGCCCAAGCTTATTAGAATATATGGAAAAGGATGACGAACTGGTACAAGTTCGTCAAATGCCAGCCTATCAAAATGCTTTTAGTGTGAAATAAGACCGTTCTTTTACCGGTCTTATTTTTTTATTCTCAGTCATAATAGCTGTGGATAAATGAATCGTAACAGGTTATGGAATTGGCAAGTTAGATGATAATGCTATTTGAGGGTAAAGTCTTAAAACATGAACGAAAAGAAGTAAAATATGAGAAGGCTTACTTCGAAATATCGGTTATAATTTGAATCGTTTCTGAATAAAAATAGAAAAGTAAAATAAATGGAGGGGAAACATGAATTTTGTCGTTCTATCTGATTGCCATAGAAACCTGCCAGCACTACAGGTCATTATGGGAGTATTAAAAAGTTGCCCTCATGCATGATGCTATGTAAGAAGATGGAACCTTTAAAGCCATTGAGAAGGATAACTCACCACAGGCGTTAGATGGGTTATTTAAAGAGATTGATACTGATTTGATTTTCTATGATCATTCACATCAAAAGTATGATGTAAATGTCGGTGCGAGTGGTTATATTAAAAGTAATCAGACGCATGATACGAGGTTGAGGTTTCAAGAGGATGGCTATGAGATTAATGTCAGATAGGTAAGTTATGAAAAACATAAGACATTAGAAAAAATGGATGAACTCAACCTGCTAGAATGCGAGTTTATGAAAGCCGTCTTTTTCTAAAAAGAGAGAATAATTCAATGAAAAAGGAGAGAAAAAATGAAACTAATGACTCATGCTTTAACAGAAGATCAAGCAAAAGTGATTGCAAGTTGGCGATATGAGGGAAAGTATGCTCTTTATAATTTACCAACTTGGGATGAGATGAAGGCGCAAAACTACGCACTTTGCGATGCAGTGAAACGCCAACGTTTCTTAGGATTTTCGCAGGAGGAGGGTGAGCTCATCGGTTTTATTAACTTACTTTGTGAAGAGGATCATGTGTTCTTTGGCATGGGCGTGCACCCTGATTATTGTAATCAAGGTTTTGGACGAGATATCATTGCGTACGCCATTAAGGAGAGCCAAA is a window of Turicibacter sanguinis DNA encoding:
- a CDS encoding tetratricopeptide repeat protein is translated as MQENYQYYLNQKAVASHYLELGNVLKALEHFNNAYHTSFGTEDLDLMLDLAFLYDEIDDRKKALELFYEMIKIDSEFPTSYYGIATIYDDDEEYEKAIYYYQKTIELDPEYEAAHFFLANIYDETDEIEKAIYHYEKTLELDPNYFYAYINLGCIYEAQNQNLKAYHYFYKAYSLDPTDYTALFNLGVVCRKLNQVKESIRYYRKSLQSNPEYSFTYLNLAILYKEEYHDYLESIKIYTEGIQYNPNVSVLYYNRACCYALMENKEAALEDLIIANQLSPSLLEYMEKDDELVQVRQMPAYQNAFSVK
- a CDS encoding GNAT family N-acetyltransferase, which gives rise to MKLMTHALTEDQAKVIASWRYEGKYALYNLPTWDEMKAQNYALCDAVKRQRFLGFSQEEGELIGFINLLCEEDHVFFGMGVHPDYCNQGFGRDIIAYAIKESQKRHANLPLLLEVRTWNERAIRCYQSQNFKIIEKKKQETYLGLGEFYVMKYEHDDENC